In Sorghum bicolor cultivar BTx623 chromosome 8, Sorghum_bicolor_NCBIv3, whole genome shotgun sequence, one genomic interval encodes:
- the LOC8084419 gene encoding putative disease resistance RPP13-like protein 3, which translates to MEFAMGAIGSFLPKLGELLGNEYTLQKSVRRDLEYLQRELQSMQAALSVVAAVPREQLQELDRLWASDVRELSQDIEDVVDTYLVRIEGPASDPKCGKFKGLLVKMADLRKKFRARHQLGTAIKDIKDQVKEVANRDERYRGPHGVVASLTAGAATRVTTCTVDPRLIALYGAQKNIVGIADAKAEVMAKLFEGDDVSRRQLKILSIVGFGGLGKTTLANAVYSELSAGQFDRRAFVTVSRNPDVKKVLRDLLYELDNPKFCELSGATLLDERQLIDQLRSSLHTIRYSIVIDDLWDVQAWETIRYAMADSHCGSRIITTTRNLEVSKACCSSNNDIIYNMKPLSDDDSRILFHKRIFPSETGCPHELEQVSREILKKCGGVPLAIITIASHLAGDQHIKPKDEWDALLNSIGRGLTRGGGVEEMRRILSLSYYDIHYNLKICLLYLSIFPEDTRISKDRLIRRWIAEGFLQGENHGTNLIDLGESYFNTLINRSMIQPVGINVEGRARACRVHDMMLDLICDLSSEENFVTILDVIKGGTPFRRKIRRMSLQKSIGELTATRLVHTSMLEHIQMDRKREPISGIPARS; encoded by the exons ATGGAGTTCGCCATGGGGGCCATTGGCTCCTTCCTCCCCAAGCTCGGCGAGCTTCTTGGCAACGAGTACACGCTTCAGAAGAGCGTGAGGAGGGACTTGGAGTATCTCCAGAGGGAGCTGCAGAGCATGCAGGCTGCCCTGAGCGTGGTGGCGGCGGTGCCCCGGGAGCAGCTCCAGGAGCTGGACAGGCTTTGGGCCAGCGATGTCAGGGAGCTGTCCCAGGACATAGAGGATGTTGTTGACACCTACCTCGTTCGCATCGAGGGCCCTGCATCTGACCCCAAATGCGGCAAATTCAAGGGCCTTCTAGTGAAGATGGCAGACCTGCGCAAGAAATTCAGGGCTCGCCATCAACTTGGCACCGCCATTAAAGACATCAAGGACCAGGTGAAGGAAGTGGCCAACCGAGATGAAAGGTACAGGGGTCCTCATGGTGTGGTTGCTAGCCTAACTGCAGGTGCTGCCACACGGGTCACGACCTGCACCGTCGATCCTCGCCTGATAGCTTTGTATGGAGCCCAGAAGAACATTGTTGGCATTGCTGATGCAAAGGCTGAGGTTATGGCGAAGCTATTTGAAGGGGATGATGTATCCAGGAGACAACTCAAGATACTCTCGATCGTCGGATTTGGTGGATTGGGTAAGACAACTCTTGCTAATGCAGTATATAGTGAGCTTTCAGCTGGGCAATTCGATCGCAGGGCGTTTGTGACGGTGTCTCGGAATCCTGATGTCAAAAAGGTCCTCAGGGATCTTTTGTATGAACTTGATAATCCAAAGTTTTGTGAATTGAGTGGAGCAACGCTGTTGGATGAAAGACAACTTATCGATCAACTTAGAAGTTCACTTCACACCATAAG GTATTCCATCGTCATTGATGATCTATGGGATGTACAAGCATGGGAAACAATTAGATATGCTATGGCAGACAGTCATTGTGGAAGCAGAATAATCACTACAACACGAAATCTTGAAGTCTCTAAAGCATGTTGCTCTTCTAACAATGATATAATTTACAACATGAAACCTCTCTCTGATGATGATTCCCGAATTCTCTTCCATAAAAGAATATTTCCAAGTGAGACTGGGTGTCCTCATGAATTGGAGCAAGTGTCTAGAGAGATCTTGAAGAAATGTGGTGGGGTACCATTAGCCATCATAACTATAGCTAGTCATTTGGCTGGTGATCAACATATAAAACCAAAGGATGAATGGGATGCTTTGCTCAACTCGATTGGACGTGGACTTACAAGAGGTGGGGGTGTGGAGGAAATGAGAAGGATACTATCTCTTAGCTATTATGATATCCACTACAATTTGAAGATTTGTTTACTATATCTAAGTATATTTCCAGAAGACACTAGAATTAGTAAAGATAGACTGATCAGGAGATGGATAGCTGAAGGTTTTTTGCAAGGTGAAAATCATGGAACTAACCTAATTGATCTTGGAGAGAGTTACTTCAACACGCTCATAAATAGAAGCATGATCCAACCAGTAGGCATCAATGTTGAAGGCAGGGCAAGAGCTTGTCGTGTGCATGATATGATGCTTGATCTCATATGTGACTTGTCAAGTGAAGAAAACTTTGTCACTATATTGGATGTTATCAAGGGAGGCACACCTTTTAGAAGAAAGATCCGTAGAATGTCCCTCCAAAAGAGTATTGGAGAGCTCACCGCCACTCGGCTAGTTCACACAAGCATGTTAGAACAT ATTCAGATGGATCGGAAGCGTGAGCCCATCAGTGGCATTCCTGCTCGCAG CTAG